In Thermococcus sp. 21S7, one DNA window encodes the following:
- the wtpA gene encoding tungstate ABC transporter substrate-binding protein WtpA, translating into MRWKGIALIALLVLSVIAAGCINGSENSELKEATLVVFHAGSLSIPFQQLEKEFSDYAEKNLGYRVTFQDEASGSVKAVRKVTDLGKKADVVGVADYTLIPQLMIPNYTDFYVIFATNEIVIAFTEKSRYADEMKAHPEKWYEILARDDVSFGFSDPNQDPCGYRSVMVMKLADYYYDKPVFETLVEKNTNIYFNGSMVVAPKDIQIKNDRVVIRPKETDLTALVESGSLDYFFIYKSVAEQHNLSYITLPNEINLKDFNKADFYGKVSIYIGSTGKVIKAKPIVYGVTVPKDAPNRELAMEFLKYLLGENGRRVFQENHQDFIWPPVAFGNVPDEIKDEVKVEG; encoded by the coding sequence ATGAGGTGGAAAGGCATTGCTCTGATTGCGCTTCTCGTGCTCTCCGTTATCGCGGCGGGCTGCATAAACGGCTCCGAGAACTCAGAGCTCAAAGAGGCAACCCTCGTGGTCTTCCACGCGGGTTCGCTGAGTATACCCTTCCAGCAGCTTGAGAAGGAGTTCTCGGATTACGCTGAGAAGAACCTCGGTTACAGGGTGACCTTCCAGGACGAGGCCAGCGGCAGCGTCAAGGCCGTCAGAAAGGTTACTGACCTGGGCAAGAAGGCAGACGTGGTCGGCGTTGCGGACTACACCCTCATTCCCCAGCTCATGATTCCCAACTACACGGACTTCTACGTCATCTTCGCCACCAACGAGATAGTCATAGCGTTCACTGAGAAGAGCAGGTACGCTGACGAGATGAAGGCCCACCCGGAGAAGTGGTACGAGATACTGGCGAGGGACGACGTCTCCTTTGGCTTCTCCGACCCCAACCAGGACCCCTGCGGCTACCGCTCCGTCATGGTCATGAAGCTGGCCGATTACTACTACGACAAACCGGTATTCGAGACCCTGGTCGAGAAGAACACGAACATATACTTCAACGGGAGCATGGTGGTCGCCCCTAAGGATATCCAGATAAAGAACGACAGGGTCGTCATAAGGCCCAAGGAGACTGACCTTACCGCCCTCGTCGAGAGCGGAAGCCTCGACTACTTCTTCATCTACAAGAGCGTGGCCGAGCAGCACAACCTCAGCTACATCACCCTCCCGAACGAGATAAACCTCAAGGACTTCAACAAGGCCGACTTCTACGGGAAGGTCAGCATCTACATCGGGTCCACCGGCAAGGTCATCAAGGCCAAGCCCATCGTTTACGGCGTTACCGTTCCGAAGGACGCGCCCAACAGGGAGCTGGCGATGGAGTTCCTCAAGTACCTCCTGGGCGAGAACGGCAGGCGGGTCTTCCAGGAGAACCACCAGGACTTCATCTGGCCGCCGGTTGCCTTCGGCAACGTTCCGGATGAGATCAAGGACGAGGTCAAGGTTGAGGGGTAA
- the wtpB gene encoding tungstate ABC transporter permease WtpB encodes MKRDYTLYFFAAMGSFLIVYIALPLVVIFAKQLSDFDMLLRALHDAYVIEALRNSLLTATATALIALLFGVPLGYVLARKEFPGKSLVQALVDVPIVIPHSVVGIMLLVTFSSAILDSYTGIIAAMLFVSAPFAINAARDGFLAVDEGLEHVARTLGASRLRAFFSVALPMAFPAIASGAIMTWARAISEVGAILIVAYYPKTAQVLVMEYFNNYGLRASRPISVILIVMSLTVFVILRWLVGRKANA; translated from the coding sequence ATGAAGCGCGACTACACCCTCTACTTTTTCGCGGCAATGGGGAGCTTCCTCATCGTCTATATAGCCCTTCCGTTAGTGGTTATCTTCGCCAAACAGCTCTCGGACTTCGACATGCTACTCAGGGCCCTTCACGACGCCTACGTTATCGAAGCCCTCAGGAACTCCCTCCTTACAGCGACGGCGACAGCTCTCATAGCTCTCCTCTTCGGCGTCCCCCTCGGCTACGTTCTCGCGAGAAAAGAGTTTCCAGGGAAAAGCCTCGTCCAGGCCCTGGTTGATGTTCCCATCGTCATTCCGCACTCAGTCGTTGGAATAATGCTCCTCGTTACCTTTTCGAGCGCAATCCTCGACAGCTACACTGGGATAATAGCCGCGATGCTCTTCGTCTCCGCACCGTTCGCGATAAACGCCGCGCGCGATGGTTTTCTGGCGGTTGACGAGGGGCTGGAGCACGTTGCCAGAACCCTCGGTGCCTCACGCCTGAGGGCGTTCTTCTCCGTGGCACTCCCGATGGCGTTTCCGGCCATAGCGAGCGGGGCCATAATGACGTGGGCCCGCGCTATAAGCGAGGTGGGTGCGATACTCATCGTCGCGTACTACCCGAAGACGGCCCAGGTTCTCGTCATGGAGTACTTCAACAACTACGGCCTGAGGGCATCGAGACCGATTTCCGTTATCCTCATCGTGATGAGCCTCACCGTTTTCGTTATCCTGCGCTGGCTCGTGGGGAGGAAGGCCAATGCTTGA